A region of Actinobacillus porcitonsillarum DNA encodes the following proteins:
- a CDS encoding ABC transporter substrate-binding protein, with protein MQKQLKKVLWGLGVATPLLMSNPTLAEGRLNIYCTVQNEVCEDVAQRFAKKYDVETSFIHASTGTILGKLKAEKDNPQADVWYGGTIEPHFQAADLGLLEPFRPANQANILPQFKNLTASKKGEYTSIIYMLVLGMGVNTEKLKTLGLEMPKTWDDLLNPKLQGEIQIPDPRSSGTTFTVMATLISLWGEEKAFEYLKKLDANISQYPKSNLVTSNLVRGEIAESIGFIHAYTTEKEKGNPIEYVLPEGKIGYALGGSSIIKNARNLANAKLFADFVLTKEVQELTWRDHGLYQMPTVINAEASSKLPKPETLNLVEYDFEKFGSSEEGKRLINKWVEEVKLADKLTK; from the coding sequence ATGCAAAAACAACTTAAAAAAGTGCTCTGGGGACTCGGCGTAGCAACACCTTTATTGATGTCAAATCCGACATTAGCAGAAGGTCGTTTAAATATTTACTGCACCGTACAAAACGAAGTGTGTGAAGACGTTGCTCAACGTTTTGCAAAGAAATATGATGTCGAGACTTCTTTTATTCATGCCAGCACAGGAACGATTTTAGGTAAACTCAAAGCTGAAAAAGATAATCCTCAAGCAGATGTTTGGTATGGTGGTACGATTGAACCTCATTTCCAAGCTGCTGATCTCGGTCTTCTTGAACCATTCCGCCCAGCAAATCAAGCGAATATCCTTCCTCAATTTAAAAATCTAACCGCTTCTAAAAAAGGAGAATATACCTCCATTATTTATATGCTTGTTCTAGGTATGGGTGTAAATACAGAGAAATTAAAAACATTAGGGCTAGAAATGCCAAAAACTTGGGATGATTTACTCAACCCTAAACTTCAAGGTGAGATCCAAATTCCAGATCCTCGTTCTTCCGGCACAACATTTACGGTTATGGCGACTCTTATTTCACTTTGGGGAGAAGAAAAAGCCTTTGAATACTTAAAAAAATTAGATGCTAATATCTCTCAATATCCAAAAAGCAACCTCGTAACCTCTAATTTAGTGAGAGGCGAAATTGCAGAGAGCATCGGCTTTATTCATGCTTATACCACAGAAAAAGAAAAAGGAAACCCGATTGAATATGTCCTTCCTGAAGGGAAAATCGGCTATGCACTCGGAGGCTCAAGTATCATCAAAAATGCACGTAATTTAGCAAATGCAAAATTATTTGCAGACTTTGTTTTAACAAAAGAAGTTCAAGAACTTACCTGGCGTGATCACGGCTTATACCAAATGCCGACCGTCATCAATGCGGAAGCCTCCTCAAAGCTGCCAAAACCTGAAACACTTAACCTAGTAGAGTATGATTTTGAAAAATTTGGTTCAAGTGAAGAAGGTAAACGCCTCATCAATAAATGGGTTGAAGAAGTCAAACTTGCTGATAAATTAACAAAATAA
- the sbcB gene encoding exodeoxyribonuclease I produces the protein MEKALTFFFYDYESFGVNPAVDRPAQFAGIRTDEQFNIIGEPVMFYCKQTSDYLPSPEAVMVTGILPQQCNAEGLSEPEFATRIHAEFSQPNTCVIGYNNIRYDDEMTRYTFFRNFFDPYEYSWKNGNSRWDLLDVVRACYALRPEGIEWVTDEEGIPNFKLENLTKANGIAHENAHDAMSDVYATIAIAKLIKEKQPKLFQFFFEHRGKKEIEKLIDTAEMTPLVHVSGMLGNYRGNTAWVVPLAWHPTNQNAVIVCDLSGDIQGLLNESSEVLKNRLYTKRTELSEQEKPVPLKLVHINKCPILAPAKVLLPENAARLGIDREQCLENLKALKAQKSLVREKVIEIFTEDRTFAPSDNVETSLYDGFFSQADKNNMSILRSLAPEELAHHGLQFADPRVEKLLFHYRARHYPETLTRAEQIKWQKYCHQQLDSRAEQFAQSIETLFQIHHDDEEKVKLLEELTAYVAQISQAQGVAYTQKEQQPNLVNELNQVAENTMSKAEKLAMLKTLIK, from the coding sequence ATGGAAAAAGCATTAACATTTTTCTTTTATGATTACGAAAGTTTTGGCGTTAATCCTGCCGTAGATCGCCCTGCGCAATTTGCAGGTATTCGTACCGATGAGCAATTCAACATTATTGGCGAACCTGTAATGTTTTATTGCAAGCAAACATCTGACTACCTACCATCACCCGAAGCGGTAATGGTAACAGGTATTCTACCGCAACAATGTAACGCTGAAGGGCTTTCTGAACCCGAATTTGCGACACGTATTCATGCCGAATTCAGCCAGCCAAATACTTGTGTGATTGGGTATAACAATATTCGATACGATGATGAGATGACACGTTATACCTTTTTCCGCAATTTTTTTGATCCTTACGAATATAGTTGGAAAAATGGAAATTCCCGTTGGGATTTGCTTGATGTGGTTCGTGCGTGTTATGCGTTACGTCCGGAAGGGATTGAATGGGTAACGGATGAAGAGGGAATTCCTAATTTTAAATTAGAGAATTTGACCAAAGCCAATGGCATTGCCCACGAAAATGCGCATGATGCTATGTCGGATGTATACGCAACCATCGCAATAGCAAAATTGATCAAAGAGAAACAGCCTAAATTATTTCAATTTTTCTTTGAGCATCGTGGAAAAAAAGAAATTGAGAAATTGATTGATACCGCAGAAATGACACCGCTTGTTCACGTATCAGGTATGCTAGGGAATTATCGTGGTAATACAGCTTGGGTTGTACCTCTTGCATGGCATCCAACAAATCAAAATGCAGTCATAGTGTGTGATTTATCGGGCGATATTCAAGGCTTATTAAATGAAAGCAGCGAAGTATTAAAAAATCGCCTTTATACAAAAAGAACAGAACTTTCTGAGCAAGAAAAGCCTGTGCCGTTGAAATTAGTGCATATCAATAAATGCCCTATTCTCGCACCGGCAAAAGTATTACTTCCGGAAAACGCTGCACGTTTAGGTATTGATAGAGAGCAATGCCTAGAGAATTTAAAAGCATTAAAGGCACAAAAAAGCCTTGTGCGTGAGAAAGTGATTGAGATTTTTACTGAAGATCGTACTTTTGCACCGAGTGATAATGTTGAAACATCGCTTTATGATGGCTTTTTCTCGCAAGCGGATAAAAATAATATGAGTATTTTGCGTAGCTTGGCACCGGAAGAGTTAGCCCATCACGGCTTACAATTTGCGGATCCTCGTGTGGAAAAATTATTATTCCACTATCGAGCAAGACATTATCCGGAAACATTAACACGCGCTGAACAAATTAAATGGCAGAAGTATTGCCATCAACAACTGGATTCACGGGCGGAGCAATTTGCACAATCCATCGAAACATTATTCCAAATTCATCACGATGATGAAGAAAAGGTAAAATTATTGGAAGAATTGACCGCTTATGTGGCTCAGATTTCACAGGCTCAAGGTGTAGCCTATACACAAAAAGAACAGCAGCCTAATTTAGTGAATGAGTTAAATCAAGTGGCAGAAAATACGATGAGCAAAGCAGAAAAGTTGGCGATGTTAAAAACTTTGATTAAGTAA
- a CDS encoding SirB2 family protein, whose protein sequence is MLEILPKLIHSHAGFAYLSLILLLTRGALSAKGVNWRKVKVLLIAPHLVDTLLLLSGAIVVSVYLSNGIYTLSELSWLLGKFLFIVLYIVFSAKAFKKTQSFSLKFYLLAVISFMMAMMIAVMH, encoded by the coding sequence ATGTTAGAAATTTTACCAAAATTAATTCATAGCCACGCTGGCTTTGCTTATTTAAGTTTGATTTTATTATTAACCCGTGGGGCATTAAGTGCCAAAGGGGTAAATTGGCGTAAAGTGAAAGTGTTGCTGATTGCACCACATTTAGTCGATACTCTGCTTCTATTAAGCGGTGCGATTGTCGTTTCGGTTTACCTTTCTAATGGCATTTATACGCTTTCAGAATTAAGTTGGTTATTAGGCAAGTTTTTATTTATTGTGCTTTATATCGTTTTCTCGGCTAAAGCCTTTAAGAAAACACAATCTTTTTCATTAAAGTTTTATCTATTGGCTGTCATTAGTTTTATGATGGCAATGATGATTGCCGTCATGCATTAA